A single genomic interval of Spirochaetales bacterium harbors:
- a CDS encoding AbrB/MazE/SpoVT family DNA-binding domain-containing protein: protein MRVTSKGQVTIPLALREKYGINENVEVEFFDDKGKIYIEIIKNPENKQNRFEKFRGIATVKMSTDDIMALTRGER, encoded by the coding sequence ATGCGCGTGACATCCAAAGGACAGGTAACCATTCCGCTCGCTTTGCGGGAAAAATACGGCATAAATGAAAATGTCGAGGTCGAGTTTTTCGATGACAAGGGAAAAATATATATCGAAATAATCAAAAACCCGGAAAACAAACAAAACAGATTCGAAAAATTCAGGGGTATCGCGACCGTCAAAATGTCGACCGACGACATCATGGCGCTTACCAGGGGGGAACGGTGA
- a CDS encoding type II toxin-antitoxin system VapC family toxin, whose product MNYLVDTHYLLWALIEPSGISTSVMEILTDTRTVAFASKISFWEIALKYSIGKLRLEGTTPEEILDAASAAGFRIFDISGEDLAASHRLPFIADHKDPFDRLIVWQCIRNDMTLLTADRRLEGYKPHGLKIVI is encoded by the coding sequence ATGAATTACCTCGTTGATACCCATTACCTCCTCTGGGCGCTTATCGAGCCTTCCGGAATCAGCACATCCGTCATGGAAATCCTCACGGATACCCGGACGGTTGCTTTCGCGAGCAAAATCAGTTTCTGGGAAATAGCGCTCAAGTACTCGATCGGCAAGCTCAGGCTCGAAGGGACGACCCCCGAAGAAATTCTCGATGCCGCATCCGCTGCGGGGTTTCGTATTTTCGACATAAGCGGCGAGGATCTCGCGGCGTCCCACCGTCTTCCGTTTATCGCGGACCACAAAGATCCCTTTGACAGGCTTATCGTGTGGCAGTGCATACGAAACGATATGACGCTTTTAACCGCGGACAGGCGGCTTGAGGGATACAAGCCGCACGGGTTGAAAATCGTCATATAA
- the amrA gene encoding AmmeMemoRadiSam system protein A — MEFNLTDEEKRILLVVARTSILHHFTGEISDYPEPTPALLEPCGAFVTLHKKGRLRGCIGYVVAVKPLFVTVKDVAASSAFSDPRFPPVTKDETGSLEIEISVLSPLRKIDDVDEIEVGKHGIMIRRGFASGLLLPQVATDNNWDLSTFLSHTCMKAGLTGDCWKQPDTSIEIFSASVFNEKEFGLP, encoded by the coding sequence ATGGAGTTTAATCTGACGGACGAGGAAAAAAGAATTCTCCTTGTTGTGGCCCGGACATCGATCCTGCATCATTTTACAGGGGAGATATCCGATTATCCTGAACCCACGCCGGCCCTTCTCGAACCCTGCGGGGCGTTCGTTACCCTTCACAAGAAGGGAAGGCTGCGGGGCTGTATCGGATATGTCGTTGCCGTCAAACCCCTTTTTGTCACGGTCAAGGATGTCGCTGCCTCGAGTGCGTTCAGTGACCCGCGGTTTCCTCCCGTGACCAAAGACGAAACCGGCAGTCTCGAAATCGAAATATCGGTCCTGTCGCCGCTTCGAAAGATAGACGATGTCGATGAAATAGAAGTCGGCAAACACGGGATAATGATCAGGAGGGGATTCGCTTCGGGTTTGCTTCTGCCCCAGGTAGCGACGGACAACAACTGGGATCTTTCCACCTTTCTCTCCCATACCTGCATGAAGGCGGGGCTTACCGGTGACTGCTGGAAGCAGCCGGATACGTCGATCGAAATATTTTCAGCCTCCGTTTTCAACGAAAAGGAGTTCGGGCTTCCCTGA
- a CDS encoding PIN domain-containing protein, translating into MKQILVDSNVILDIFENDPVWFDWSAGVLDGYSRDHLLCINPVIYTEISIGFDRIEDLEKTVFECGFRLIEIPKEALFLAGKAFMQYRRGKGVKTTTLPDFFIGAHAAVMSLELITRDAKRIGYYFPSVRIICP; encoded by the coding sequence GTGAAGCAAATTCTGGTCGATTCGAATGTGATTCTCGATATTTTTGAAAACGATCCGGTATGGTTCGACTGGTCCGCCGGTGTACTCGACGGGTATTCGCGGGACCATCTGTTGTGTATCAATCCGGTCATTTACACGGAAATATCCATCGGGTTCGACCGGATCGAAGATCTGGAAAAGACCGTTTTCGAATGCGGATTCCGGTTGATCGAAATTCCAAAGGAGGCCCTCTTTCTCGCAGGAAAGGCTTTCATGCAATATCGAAGGGGAAAAGGCGTCAAAACGACCACGCTGCCTGATTTCTTTATCGGGGCCCACGCGGCGGTAATGTCGCTGGAACTGATCACGAGAGATGCAAAAAGAATCGGCTATTATTTCCCCTCCGTACGAATAATATGTCCGTAG
- a CDS encoding type II toxin-antitoxin system Phd/YefM family antitoxin — MKTMPVGKLKSHFSEVIEAVKNGEHIVISYGKKKKKIAVIIPFSQFAGENGIKPGILREKAACAFSDDFEMTPEELAGE; from the coding sequence ATGAAAACAATGCCCGTCGGCAAATTAAAAAGCCATTTCTCCGAGGTGATCGAGGCTGTGAAAAACGGCGAGCACATCGTGATATCGTATGGAAAAAAGAAAAAAAAGATAGCGGTTATCATTCCCTTCTCTCAATTTGCGGGTGAGAATGGTATCAAACCAGGCATTCTCAGGGAGAAAGCGGCCTGCGCCTTTTCCGATGATTTTGAAATGACACCTGAAGAGCTGGCGGGTGAATGA